The Orcinus orca chromosome 20, mOrcOrc1.1, whole genome shotgun sequence region GCTTTCCAGGCTCAGCCCCGCCTCCCTCCGGCCCTCCCTtcaccctccacccttcccctccccctcccatggGCTGGAGCCACAGCCAAGCTCAACTCCTGCCAGGGCAGGGCCGCGTCACCAGCCGCTGCCAGGGAGGCCAGGGCGCAGAGCCCAGCCAGCTCACCTCCGTGGGCAGGGGAACCCCTTGATCCCAGCTCCCTGATCTTTCAGCTGGAAGCCTCTGTCTGCCGGCCTGCCCCACTGCGGGTGGCCCAGGACAGAGGGAAGAGGATGGTGGAGGTGAGCTGGCCCAGGCCTTGGGGAGGAGcggaggagggggagggctgcCTGGGTGTGCGGGAGGGCAGTCCGGACACAGGGCCACCTGAGCCAGCGTAAGCACGTGCGCCAGGGGCCACACCTGTCTTGGGGCCAGGGGcggggtggctgtgtgtgtgcCCGTGTGGGCGGTGGCAGGCGTCCATCTGCTGGGGCTTAGCCCACACCTCGGCGCGGGTCCCCCTGAGCATCTCTGTGGGAGCGCATTCCTGGGGTCTTGTCTGCATGGAGGTGTTGCCAAGGGGTTGTGCCTCCCTGGGCCACTGGTGACCCTGGGGCTGGCTGTGGGCATGCCTGGGTCTGTGTGCGGGTCTCATGGTGTAACTCTGTCTCAGGAGCGCTCCTGGGTGTGTGGAGGGTCCTGGGGTCTGCCTTCCTAGTGAGTCCAGCCATACGGAGCATCTgtgggattgtgtgtgtgtgagcatgtggcTGTGTTTCTAGGTGGTGGCTGAAGTCCGTATCATTATGTTATTTGGCTCCCCCAGGATCCTTGTATGTGTCTCTGGGTCTCTCTGGAGTCCCTCCATCTCAGGGGTGAATGGGTCTTTACGTTGTTTG contains the following coding sequences:
- the LOC117201816 gene encoding uncharacterized protein LOC117201816 yields the protein MPTASPRVTSGPGRHNPLATPPCRQDPRNALPQRCSGGPAPRCGLSPSRWTPATAHTGTHTATPPLAPRQVWPLAHVLTLAQVALCPDCPPAHPGSPPPPPLLPKAWASSPPPSSSLCPGPPAVGQAGRQRLPAERSGSWDQGVPLPTEAAMPARAPEGATKGGPAALPHSPIRMNPRLAALPGEITHSSATLRRWHQEEFGSIQSR